CGCGGTGATCAGCAGCGCCATCAGGCACCACCACACGCCGACGCCCCACAAAATCACCCCGCCCAGCAACCCTAAACCGGAGGCAATCTCGCCGACGCCGGATAATCCGTTGGCAGTGAACACAGCAGGCGAGTCGGCGCCCAGAACGAGCAGGCCGAAGGCGCCGGTGCTGATGGGCCCCAATGCAAGCCAACTGGATGCGGCCATGCTTTCATGGGGCAATTTGTGCAGGGCCATGCGTAGCAAGAGGATGGTCAGGACGCTGAACGCGACCGGCACCGACATCGCCCACAGCACGTAACTGGTAATGAGCACGCTGAACTGGCTGTGGCTCTCCGCCAGATGAGGCGCCAGCAGCCCGCCGCTGACGGCCGCCACTTCACAGGCCACCAAGGGCAAAAGCCAGACAGCGGTCATCTGGTCGATGCGGTGTTCTTGGCGGGTGAACATCAAGAACGGGATCAGCACGCCGCAAGCCAGCGACATGGCGACGTCCAGCCACCACAAAAGCTCGGCCAACGGCAGCACTGCATTGCCCCAGCGTGGCAGGCCGAAGGTGAGCAGCCCATTGATGAGGGTCGCCAGGCCCATGGGGATCGTGCCGAAGAACATCGACACCGTGGAGTGGCCGAACACCCGCCGCGCCTCGTCGAAATACAGGATCCAGCGGGCGATGTAGAGCGCACTGAAGGTCAGGAACAGCACGATGTTAAGCAGCCACAATCCCTCGGCTATCACGCGCAATCCGGGAAGGATCACCGGAAGCTGGGTCAGCACCGCTGACAAAATCCCGGTGCCCATGGTTGCGGCGAACCAGTTGGGGGTGAACTGGCGAATGACTTCCCGGGGGTGGCTCAGTTGGCTGAACGGTCTGCGCGGGATAAAGAAGGTATGGCTCATGGCTCGCTCCTGTCCTCGTGTGAGGTGATCTCCATCTTAGGGCTCGCGCTGATATCTACTAAACGGGTAATTTAGCTATACCTCATAGATTTAACAGATATACGAACAGTAAGGTCCCTGCGACAACGCACCGCTCAGACCTTGGTCGTAACAGACGAACCTTGCCGGGCATGCGAGACTGTCCGGCCGGCGATGGATCGCCGTTGAACCCGCTTGCCGCTTGTCTCTGGAGTTCGTCATGTCGCTGTCCAGCGGGCTGATCGCTGCCGTCGCCCTGGCCTATATGGCCATCATGTTTGCCATCGCCTTTTACGGGGACCGTCGCAGTGCGCCGCTGCCCCCGCGACTGCGCGCCTGGGTGTACAGCCTTTCGCTGGCGGTCTACTGCACCAGCTGGACGTTTTTCGGCTCGGTTGGCCAGGCCGCAGAACAGCTGTGGTCGTTCCTGCCCATTTACCTTGGGCCGATTCTGCTGTTGCTGCTCGCACCCTGGGTGCTGCAGAAGATGGTGCTGATCAGCAAGCAGGAAAACATCACCTCCATCGCTGACTTCATTGCTGCCCGTTACGGCAAGTCACAGACGCTGGCCGTGGTGGTTGCGCTGATCTGCCTGATCGGCGTTCTGCCTTACATTGCGCTGCAACTCAAAGGCATCGTGCTGGGGGTGAACATCCTCATCGGTGCCGGCGCCGACGCTACGGGCACGCGTGCGCAAGACACCGCATTGATCGTTTCCCTGGTGCTCGCGCTGTTCACCATCGTCTTCGGCACCCGCAACCTCGACGCCACCGAACATCACCGGGGCATGGTCCTGGCGATTGCGTTCGAGTCGCTGGTCAAGCTGTTCGCTTTCATGGCCGTTGGTGCGTTCATCACGTTCGGGCTTTACGACGGAGTGGACGATCTGTTCAATCAGGCGATGCTCGCGCCACGGCTTGAGGCGTACTGGAAGGAAACGGTCAATTGGCCCTCGATGGTGGTGCAGACCGGCGTCGCCATGATGGCGATCATCTGTCTGCCCCGGCAGTTTCACGTCACGGTGGTGGAGAACATCGAACCCCAGGACCTGCGCCTGGCCAAGTGGGTTTTCCCCGCTTACCTGCTGCTGGCCGCGGTGTTTGTGGTGCCGATTGCGCTGGCCGGGCAAATGCTGCTGCCTGCCTCGGTGCTGCCGGACTCGTTCGTCATCAGCGTACCGCTTGCCCATGCGCATCCGGCGCTGGCCATGCTGGCGTTCATTGGCGGCGCCTCGGCGGCCACCGGCATGGTGATTGTCGCCAGCGTGGCGCTGTCGACCATGGTGTCCAACGACATGCTGCTGCCCTGGCTGCTGCGGCGCAAAACCGCCGAGCGCCCGTTCGAAGCGTTCCGTTACTGGATGCTGTCGGTGCGCAGGGTCAGCATCGTGGTCATCCTGCTGCTCGCCTACGTCAGCTACCGCTTGCTGGGATCGACCGCCAGCCTGGCAACCATCGGCCAGATCGCCTTTGCCGCCATCACTCAGTTGATGCCGGCGATGATCGGCGCGCTGTACTGGAAACCGGCCAATCGACGTGGCGTGTTCGCCGGGCTGGCTGCCGGCGTGTTCATCTGGTTTTACA
The nucleotide sequence above comes from Pseudomonas lutea. Encoded proteins:
- a CDS encoding TDT family transporter, which translates into the protein MSHTFFIPRRPFSQLSHPREVIRQFTPNWFAATMGTGILSAVLTQLPVILPGLRVIAEGLWLLNIVLFLTFSALYIARWILYFDEARRVFGHSTVSMFFGTIPMGLATLINGLLTFGLPRWGNAVLPLAELLWWLDVAMSLACGVLIPFLMFTRQEHRIDQMTAVWLLPLVACEVAAVSGGLLAPHLAESHSQFSVLITSYVLWAMSVPVAFSVLTILLLRMALHKLPHESMAASSWLALGPISTGAFGLLVLGADSPAVFTANGLSGVGEIASGLGLLGGVILWGVGVWWCLMALLITARYLRDGIPFNLGWWGFTFPLGVFALTTLKLGAVLHLAFFSVLGCALVAALAVLWLVIMNRTVRGAYRGELFVSPCIAARAG